The nucleotide sequence GGCAGGATTCGGCAAAAAGATAATAACTCTGCCCGACAAACCGGTTGTTGCCGCTTTGAAAATGCTCGAATTTTTCAAAATTTCGCCTTTATACATGTGGGTTTACGAAACAGCGAGCAAAGATTCATTCGTCAGCATTGAAAAAGCGGAGAAAAAAATCGGCTACGCGCCCCGTTTTTCAAATAAAGACGCTCTTTTGAGAAATTTCAGATGGTACAAAGACAATCAGGTGTCTTTTGTAAAAACTGGAGTTTCGCACAGAGTCCCTTGGAGTCAGGGAGTGCTCAAACTCGCAAAACTCGCATTTTAAATACTACCGTTTTAAAAATCAGGAATATTCCTGTATAATAAACGAAATGTCACGGGCAAAGTGATTTTATGACGCGTATAAACAACAAGATAACCCTACCGTCTGTATTGGTTGTCACCACAGTCCTCGGTGTTGTTTGTTATTTTAATTCCGTTGCGGCTGTTTATGTTTCCACAACATTGAGATTAACAGCTTTCATTATTGCGCTTGTGGTTTTGATTAAAAGATGGAACTGGACCCTTTTTATTTTGTCTTTGCTTCTGCCATTTTCTTCATTTTTCATTCTTTTTGATTTTATCAAAAAAGATAGCACGTACGAAATGTTTTATTTTCAAGAACACATTAGACAGGCAGTAACTTATACTGTCAGCGTCTTTATTTTTTTCGGAACTATTTACGTCAGAAAATTCTACCAAAAAGCCTTGAAAATGAGATGTCTGGAAAAAGAACTTAACGGAAAAATAAAAACTTTCGAGACCATATTTAATATTATCCCGGAACTTATTTTCATAATTGATAAAGACGGATATTTCAGAGATGTCATCGCCAATAATGATGAAGAGCTTTACATTCCGAAAGATGAAATTATTGGTCGAAATTTAAAAGGGACGCTTCCGGATCATGTTGTATCTAAATCACTTCAAGCCATAAAAGAGACTTTGAAAACAGGCGAGAAAACTGTATTTGAGTACGATCTTGAAATGAAAAGCGGAAAAAAATATTTTTCAGCAAATCACGCCCCTTTTTTAGAAGACAGGGTTCTTGTGACCGTAAAAAATATAACGGATTACGTTGATGTAAACAAATCACTCGCCGAAAGCGAAGAGAAATACAAGTATTTGATAAAAGAAAGCGCCGACGGAATAATGCGGTTCGAAATTGAAAAGCCCATGTCAATTAAATGCCCGGTGGAAGAACAATTAAAAATTTTTTTCAATCAAGCGCGTCTCGCTGAATGCAATGACGCTTATGCGAAAATGTACGGTTACGACAAGGCTTCTGACGTGATAGGAAAAAAACTGGATAACTTTATGCGAATGAATGCCAGTGACAGCGAAAAATTCTTGATAGAATTCGTCACTTCAGGATACAAATTACGGGATGTTGTTACGATTGAAAATGATATACACGGGAAAAAAAGAATATTCAGCAACAATTTGTTCGGATATGTGGTTGACGGAATGATTTCCCATGCATGGGGAATACAGCGCGATATAACAATAGAAGCTACTCTCGAAGAAATTTCCAAAAAAGAAAAAGAACTCATGGGCAAGATACTTTCTTCTCTCGAGATCGGCTTGACAATTTATGACAGAAACATGGAAGTTCTGTGGGTAAATGAATTCATAAAAAAAATGTTCCCGTTCGGGGATCCTGTTGGGAAAAAATGCTACGTTCATTTCGTTAAAAAAGACACTGTTTGCGAAAAATGCTCTGTTGCGAAGACTTTTGAGACTCAAAAGAATCAGAATGAGATGCGTTTCAGCAAAGTCATCAACAAATGGTACAACAGCAGGACATTTATAATTTACGATGAGAATCAAAAGGATTTTCAGGTGCTCGAATCGATAGTAGACATAACTGATCAGATTAAAAGCGAAGAGAATAAAATC is from candidate division WOR-3 bacterium and encodes:
- a CDS encoding response regulator, with protein sequence MTRINNKITLPSVLVVTTVLGVVCYFNSVAAVYVSTTLRLTAFIIALVVLIKRWNWTLFILSLLLPFSSFFILFDFIKKDSTYEMFYFQEHIRQAVTYTVSVFIFFGTIYVRKFYQKALKMRCLEKELNGKIKTFETIFNIIPELIFIIDKDGYFRDVIANNDEELYIPKDEIIGRNLKGTLPDHVVSKSLQAIKETLKTGEKTVFEYDLEMKSGKKYFSANHAPFLEDRVLVTVKNITDYVDVNKSLAESEEKYKYLIKESADGIMRFEIEKPMSIKCPVEEQLKIFFNQARLAECNDAYAKMYGYDKASDVIGKKLDNFMRMNASDSEKFLIEFVTSGYKLRDVVTIENDIHGKKRIFSNNLFGYVVDGMISHAWGIQRDITIEATLEEISKKEKELMGKILSSLEIGLTIYDRNMEVLWVNEFIKKMFPFGDPVGKKCYVHFVKKDTVCEKCSVAKTFETQKNQNEMRFSKVINKWYNSRTFIIYDENQKDFQVLESIVDITDQIKSEENKIRIEQQMLQSQKLESLGVLAGGIAHDFNNLLMGILGNADLLLSKLKGSSTEKSYVSEIIQASKNASQLTKQLLSYSGKGKLELEEVDVNGMIREMAPILLLSISKKATIKYDLTEDIPCVSGDLSQIRQIIMNLIINASESLNGRHGLILVRTNVSRGTHASDEEGILGNLDQDVNYVYIEVTDSGAGMDEETKAKIFEPFYSTKFIGRGLGLAAVLGIVKAHKGAIKVVSEQGQGSTFRIFLPSGGRIKEKKPDDVETKTLEKGRGTILLIDDEKLVRDICAKMLDSLGFKVLTARDGIEGIDVFISEKDAVECIILDLTMPRMDGEECLSRIREIKPDAKVIMSSGYDEHDISKKFMGREINGFIQKPYNLKTLSKTLSDIFEVRKS